The following are encoded in a window of Symbiobacterium terraclitae genomic DNA:
- a CDS encoding ribonuclease HII, which translates to MKRLQALMAEQGPDIYPDIIAALADDPREGAQKLVRQCRTHLEERDRRRTQLHRMYSYERQLWSMGYRNVAGVDEVGRGPLAGPVVAAAVILPGEVELPGIDEVKRLSHRRRQELYGHIRATAVAVGVGMVQPEGIDEASVVVATYKALRKAVADLPVTPDYLLIDGVHLPGVTQPQVPVVGGDALSCSIAAAAVVAKVVRDEYMIEMDAKYPEYGFAHHKGYGTAEHRLALERYGPCPLHRKPAEGGTSVGAPLLFTEG; encoded by the coding sequence TTGAAGCGTTTGCAAGCACTGATGGCGGAGCAGGGCCCCGATATCTACCCCGACATCATTGCCGCCCTGGCCGACGATCCGCGCGAAGGTGCGCAGAAGCTCGTACGCCAGTGCCGTACTCACCTGGAGGAGCGTGACCGGCGCCGCACCCAGCTGCATCGTATGTACAGCTACGAGCGGCAGCTCTGGTCGATGGGGTACCGCAACGTGGCCGGAGTCGACGAGGTGGGGCGGGGGCCGCTGGCGGGGCCGGTGGTGGCTGCGGCGGTGATTCTGCCGGGGGAGGTGGAGCTGCCGGGCATCGACGAGGTGAAGCGGCTGTCGCACCGGCGGCGCCAGGAGCTGTACGGGCACATCCGCGCGACGGCGGTGGCCGTCGGCGTGGGCATGGTGCAGCCTGAGGGCATCGACGAGGCCAGCGTGGTCGTGGCGACGTACAAGGCGCTGCGCAAGGCCGTGGCCGACCTGCCCGTCACGCCGGACTACCTGCTGATCGACGGCGTGCACCTGCCCGGCGTCACGCAGCCGCAGGTCCCCGTGGTGGGCGGCGACGCGCTCTCCTGTTCCATCGCAGCCGCCGCGGTGGTGGCCAAGGTGGTGCGGGACGAGTACATGATCGAGATGGACGCCAAGTACCCAGAATACGGGTTCGCGCACCACAAGGGTTACGGCACCGCGGAGCACAGGCTCGCCCTCGAGCGGTACGGCCCGTGTCCGCTGCACCGGAAGCCCGCCGAGGGCGGCACCTCCGTCGGTGCGCCCCTGCTCTTCACGGAGGGCTAG
- a CDS encoding sulfurtransferase TusA family protein, translated as MTPTGPDALPQPDRIIDLRGDVCPITFAKTKIALEEMEVGQVLLVRLDYEPATRNVPRSAQMYGDEVLAVRAAGEGEWEVVLRKRVE; from the coding sequence ATGACGCCAACTGGCCCCGACGCGCTGCCGCAGCCGGACCGCATCATCGACCTGCGCGGCGATGTCTGCCCCATTACCTTCGCCAAGACCAAGATCGCCCTCGAGGAGATGGAGGTGGGCCAGGTCCTGCTCGTCCGGCTGGATTACGAGCCGGCCACCCGGAACGTGCCCCGCAGCGCCCAGATGTACGGCGACGAGGTGCTGGCGGTGCGCGCCGCGGGCGAGGGCGAGTGGGAAGTCGTGCTGCGCAAGCGGGTGGAGTAG
- a CDS encoding YraN family protein, producing MSTRVGQEGEDAAAAYLASLGYRIVARNVRFRAGEIDLVAEDGGVLVFVEVKTRRGRGFGSPAEAVTAEKRRRLVRLASLYLARRGGPVPPCRFDVVSVEPGPDGRYRCEVIKGAFGA from the coding sequence GTGAGCACGCGGGTCGGCCAGGAGGGGGAGGACGCGGCGGCCGCGTACCTCGCCTCGCTGGGCTACCGGATCGTCGCCCGGAACGTGCGCTTCCGGGCCGGCGAGATCGACCTGGTGGCGGAGGACGGGGGCGTCCTGGTGTTCGTGGAGGTCAAGACCCGTCGGGGCCGCGGCTTCGGCTCGCCTGCGGAGGCGGTCACGGCGGAAAAGCGCCGGCGCCTTGTGCGCCTGGCGTCGCTCTACCTGGCCCGCCGGGGCGGTCCGGTGCCGCCGTGCCGCTTCGACGTGGTCTCGGTGGAGCCCGGACCCGACGGACGCTACCGGTGCGAGGTCATCAAGGGTGCGTTCGGTGCGTAG
- the dprA gene encoding DNA-processing protein DprA encodes MRRAAAGESRGAAVVGVSAMEPALVWLIYGRAEGVGRHRLAELMRAHPNPEEAWQLGEAELAAVNGFTPAVARAAVAVRRSADARREAERDLERARRVGLRVLCFGTPGYPERLKHIPEPPPVLYQYGPWEPNAEPDRPVVAIVGTRRPTSYGLAVAEQLGRELAQLGAVVVSGMARGIDTAAHRGALGAGGTSVAVLGGGADVCYPRESVAMYRQMRESGAVFSEQPPGSTPRPEHFPERNRIISGLSHAVILVEAGERSGTLITARHAIEQDRELFIVPGPITSPLSRGLFRFVRDGAGLAVSGRQVLEDLGFLTPPEGPLHFAPRGLTELEQRVLGWMGDAPWWPGDLAETCGLPIAEVQACLTMLEIRSAIRRLPDGQYIRIG; translated from the coding sequence ATGCGCAGGGCGGCGGCCGGAGAGTCCCGGGGAGCCGCAGTCGTGGGGGTGAGCGCGATGGAACCGGCCCTGGTCTGGTTGATCTACGGGCGCGCCGAGGGCGTCGGCCGGCACCGGCTGGCGGAGCTGATGCGGGCGCACCCCAATCCGGAGGAGGCGTGGCAGCTGGGCGAGGCGGAGCTCGCCGCGGTGAACGGCTTCACGCCGGCCGTCGCCCGGGCGGCGGTGGCGGTGCGCAGGAGCGCCGACGCGCGGCGCGAGGCGGAACGGGACCTGGAGCGGGCCCGGCGGGTCGGACTCCGGGTGCTTTGCTTTGGGACGCCCGGCTACCCGGAGCGGCTGAAGCACATCCCGGAGCCGCCGCCCGTGCTCTACCAGTACGGCCCGTGGGAGCCCAACGCCGAGCCCGACCGCCCGGTGGTCGCCATCGTGGGCACCCGGCGGCCCACCAGCTACGGCCTGGCCGTGGCCGAGCAGCTGGGCCGGGAGCTGGCGCAGCTGGGGGCGGTGGTTGTCAGCGGCATGGCCCGGGGCATCGACACCGCCGCCCACCGGGGCGCGCTCGGCGCGGGCGGAACTTCCGTGGCGGTGCTTGGCGGCGGCGCCGATGTCTGCTATCCTCGTGAATCGGTGGCCATGTACCGGCAGATGCGGGAGTCGGGGGCGGTCTTCTCGGAACAGCCCCCCGGCAGCACCCCGCGCCCCGAGCACTTCCCCGAGCGCAACCGGATCATCAGCGGGCTCAGCCACGCCGTGATCCTGGTGGAGGCGGGCGAGCGGTCGGGCACGCTCATCACCGCACGCCACGCCATCGAGCAGGACCGGGAGCTCTTCATCGTCCCGGGGCCGATCACCAGTCCGCTCTCGCGCGGCCTGTTCCGGTTCGTCCGGGACGGCGCCGGGCTTGCGGTCAGCGGCCGGCAGGTGCTCGAGGACCTGGGCTTCCTGACGCCGCCCGAGGGGCCCCTGCACTTTGCGCCGCGGGGGCTGACCGAGTTGGAACAGCGGGTGCTGGGCTGGATGGGCGACGCCCCGTGGTGGCCGGGCGACCTGGCGGAGACGTGCGGTCTTCCCATCGCGGAGGTACAGGCCTGCCTGACGATGTTGGAGATCCGCAGCGCGATTCGGCGCTTACCTGACGGGCAATACATACGTATTGGATAG
- a CDS encoding M20/M25/M40 family metallo-hydrolase — protein sequence MHFERPTALRMVAGAETALPDLVQEVIAICQIPAPTFHEEQRAAYVARRMVEVGLREVSRDAAGNVIGRLRGRGTGPNLLLAAHLDTVFPVETDVTVRVDGEILRAPGVGDNSASVATMLHAARLLVESDVSLTGDVIFAATCGEEGLGNLEGMRAIVRALQEEIDYVIALDGSLGGMVREAVGSRRFRLVVTTSGGHSWGAFGAPSAIHSLGRIIARISELRVPAHPKTTYNVGLISGGTSVNTIAARAEAVLDLRSLDRAELIRLEERVQRIIRAVERETGVKASLELLGDRPTGAIPDEHPLCNLVRAVHRELGLQTRTYPSSTDGNVPLSMGIPAVTVGVTLGGNGHRLDEYIYTSPLARGLAQVLLLVLGVQELPLRAR from the coding sequence ATGCACTTCGAGCGCCCTACCGCCCTCCGCATGGTGGCCGGGGCGGAGACCGCACTGCCTGATCTTGTGCAGGAAGTCATCGCAATCTGTCAGATCCCGGCGCCCACCTTCCACGAGGAGCAGCGCGCCGCCTACGTGGCGCGGCGCATGGTAGAGGTAGGGCTGCGAGAGGTCAGCCGCGACGCCGCCGGCAACGTCATCGGCCGCCTGCGGGGGCGGGGCACCGGCCCGAACCTGCTGCTGGCGGCCCATCTGGATACCGTGTTTCCCGTGGAGACGGACGTGACCGTGCGCGTGGACGGCGAGATCCTGCGGGCCCCCGGCGTCGGAGACAACTCGGCCAGCGTGGCGACCATGCTGCACGCCGCCCGGCTGTTGGTGGAGTCGGATGTGAGCCTCACCGGCGACGTGATCTTCGCCGCCACATGCGGCGAGGAGGGGCTGGGCAACCTGGAGGGCATGCGGGCCATCGTGCGGGCCCTACAGGAGGAGATCGACTACGTGATCGCCCTGGACGGCAGCCTGGGCGGGATGGTGCGTGAGGCGGTGGGCAGCCGGCGCTTCCGCCTGGTGGTCACCACCAGCGGCGGCCACTCCTGGGGTGCGTTCGGGGCGCCCAGCGCCATCCACAGCCTCGGCCGGATCATCGCCCGCATCAGCGAGCTGCGCGTTCCTGCGCACCCGAAGACCACCTACAATGTCGGCCTCATCTCCGGTGGCACGTCGGTGAACACGATTGCGGCGCGGGCGGAGGCGGTGCTCGACCTCCGGTCGCTGGACCGGGCGGAGCTGATCCGCCTCGAGGAGCGGGTGCAGCGCATCATCCGGGCGGTGGAGCGGGAGACGGGCGTGAAGGCCTCGCTGGAGCTGCTGGGCGACCGGCCCACGGGGGCGATCCCCGACGAGCACCCGCTCTGCAATCTCGTGCGGGCCGTCCACCGGGAACTCGGCCTGCAGACCCGCACCTACCCCTCGTCCACCGACGGCAACGTCCCGCTCTCGATGGGCATCCCTGCGGTGACGGTGGGGGTCACCCTGGGTGGCAACGGCCATCGGCTTGACGAGTACATCTATACTTCCCCGCTCGCCAGGGGGCTGGCTCAGGTTCTGCTCCTGGTGCTGGGGGTTCAGGAGCTGCCCCTGCGAGCCCGGTAG
- a CDS encoding YifB family Mg chelatase-like AAA ATPase, with amino-acid sequence MGTVFVRVWSFALQGIDAVPVAVEVDVSPGLPAFEIVGLPDAAVREARERVRAAIRNGGWPFPLQRITVNLAPAHTRKEGAGFDAAIAVGVLAASGAFDPAALEGVAVAGELALDGALRPVRGALAMALAAQQGLRLILPPESAAEAAALCRGHSGPPGAAPDPAGGHAHPVDGRAAGSALAPVLSAPHLSDLVAHLRGERHLAVPEPAAPAEGGGEPDGDLALVRGQAVARRALEVAAAGGHNLLMVGPPGAGKSLLARCLPTVLPPLDDAESLEVSRIYSVAGELSGGGLMRRRPFRAPHHSASRAALLGGGTPIRPGEVTLAHRGVLFLDELPEFRRDVLEALRQPLEDGVVRLARASGHVAFPARPMLVAAANPCPCGHLGDPVRACTCSASAVHLYRGRLSGPMLDRFDLQLFLQPVDYEQYRSTAAAEPSAAVRERVLAARERQRRRLAGSGCSTNAEMGPALLRRFCRLPAGGEALMREAMDRFGLTLRGHDRVLRVARTLADLDGQDAIGLAHLAEALQYRVAGAEPVPAGGMQAQPSRDRVGRRLPAHANA; translated from the coding sequence GTGGGAACGGTGTTCGTGCGGGTGTGGAGCTTTGCCCTGCAGGGGATCGACGCGGTGCCGGTGGCGGTGGAGGTCGACGTGAGCCCCGGACTCCCTGCCTTCGAGATCGTGGGGCTGCCGGACGCGGCCGTGCGCGAGGCCCGGGAGCGCGTGCGTGCGGCCATCCGCAACGGGGGCTGGCCCTTCCCGCTGCAGCGGATCACCGTCAACCTGGCTCCGGCGCACACGCGCAAAGAGGGGGCCGGCTTCGACGCCGCCATCGCCGTGGGTGTGCTGGCCGCATCCGGCGCCTTCGACCCCGCCGCACTCGAGGGCGTGGCGGTGGCCGGCGAGCTGGCGCTGGACGGCGCCCTCCGCCCGGTCCGGGGCGCCCTGGCCATGGCCCTGGCGGCGCAGCAGGGCCTCCGGCTCATCCTCCCGCCGGAGAGCGCGGCGGAGGCGGCAGCGCTGTGTCGCGGGCACTCCGGGCCGCCCGGGGCGGCTCCCGACCCGGCGGGAGGGCATGCGCACCCGGTCGATGGCCGGGCCGCCGGCAGCGCTCTGGCGCCCGTCCTCTCCGCCCCACACCTGTCCGATCTGGTGGCCCACCTGCGGGGCGAGCGGCATCTGGCCGTGCCCGAGCCGGCCGCACCGGCCGAGGGCGGCGGCGAGCCGGACGGCGACCTGGCGCTGGTGCGCGGCCAGGCGGTGGCCCGCCGCGCCCTAGAGGTGGCGGCGGCCGGGGGCCACAACCTCCTGATGGTGGGCCCGCCCGGGGCCGGCAAGAGCCTGCTGGCGCGCTGCCTCCCCACGGTCCTGCCGCCGCTGGATGACGCCGAGTCGCTGGAGGTCAGCCGCATCTACAGCGTCGCGGGCGAGCTGTCGGGCGGCGGGCTGATGCGCCGCAGGCCCTTCCGGGCGCCCCATCACTCCGCCTCCCGGGCGGCGCTGCTCGGCGGCGGCACCCCGATCCGGCCGGGGGAGGTCACGCTGGCCCACCGGGGCGTCCTCTTCCTGGACGAGCTGCCCGAGTTCCGGCGCGACGTGCTGGAGGCGCTGCGCCAGCCCCTGGAGGACGGTGTCGTCCGGCTGGCCCGGGCGAGCGGCCACGTCGCCTTCCCCGCCCGGCCCATGCTCGTCGCCGCGGCCAACCCCTGCCCCTGCGGGCACCTGGGCGACCCCGTGCGGGCCTGCACCTGCTCCGCGTCCGCGGTGCACCTCTACCGCGGCAGGCTCTCCGGCCCGATGCTGGACCGGTTCGACTTGCAGCTCTTCCTGCAGCCCGTCGACTACGAGCAGTACCGTTCCACCGCCGCAGCCGAGCCCTCCGCGGCGGTGCGTGAGCGGGTCCTGGCCGCGCGGGAGCGGCAGCGGCGCAGGCTGGCCGGATCGGGCTGCAGCACCAACGCCGAGATGGGTCCGGCGCTGCTGCGCCGCTTCTGCCGGCTTCCCGCGGGCGGAGAGGCGTTGATGCGGGAGGCGATGGATCGGTTCGGCCTCACCCTGCGCGGGCACGACCGCGTCCTGCGGGTGGCCCGCACCCTGGCGGACCTCGACGGCCAGGACGCCATCGGTCTCGCCCACCTGGCAGAAGCCCTGCAGTACCGCGTGGCCGGAGCGGAGCCCGTCCCCGCCGGCGGGATGCAGGCGCAGCCCTCCCGGGACCGGGTTGGGCGGCGGCTCCCTGCGCATGCTAACGCCTGA
- a CDS encoding DUF3794 domain-containing protein: MAFEVEQVVGSGNVQQLLCQTIQLGADAEEIKQIAKTVIIDNCLVVFDKVIVDGRLRKDIMFKQASGGFPIPGTVQGCTGITRTVSGPVVDLDVEITFNALIPVPGAQPGDKCVVLQAFVEGEKEEPADIQPNGAFRSLVDKSIIFLCVKVVRDVVTDTLGNGMGASTTGVVVNGNGNNNGAMLCPQRRSTGFFPGGNGTIPRAKPGLLPGTFVGPTLIFPGVLNPGIPTTVPPMNAIVSLQGTQVQVTGQAGAANNMVSDVTTTGGTVIS, encoded by the coding sequence ATGGCGTTTGAAGTCGAACAAGTGGTGGGTTCCGGCAACGTGCAGCAGCTGCTCTGCCAAACGATCCAGCTGGGTGCAGACGCCGAGGAAATCAAGCAGATCGCAAAGACGGTCATCATCGACAATTGTCTGGTCGTCTTCGACAAGGTGATCGTCGACGGTCGCCTGCGCAAGGACATCATGTTCAAGCAGGCGAGCGGAGGCTTCCCCATCCCCGGCACGGTGCAGGGCTGCACGGGCATCACGCGAACGGTGAGCGGCCCCGTGGTGGACCTCGACGTCGAGATCACCTTCAACGCCCTGATCCCTGTACCGGGCGCGCAGCCCGGTGACAAGTGCGTCGTGCTTCAAGCGTTCGTGGAAGGCGAAAAGGAGGAGCCGGCCGACATCCAGCCCAACGGCGCCTTCCGGTCACTTGTCGACAAGTCGATCATCTTCCTCTGCGTGAAGGTGGTGCGCGACGTGGTCACCGACACGCTAGGTAACGGCATGGGCGCGAGTACCACGGGGGTCGTCGTCAACGGCAACGGCAACAACAACGGCGCCATGCTCTGCCCGCAGCGGCGCTCCACGGGCTTCTTCCCCGGCGGCAACGGCACGATCCCGCGGGCGAAGCCCGGGCTCCTGCCCGGCACGTTCGTCGGTCCGACGCTGATCTTCCCCGGCGTGCTCAATCCGGGCATCCCCACGACGGTTCCGCCCATGAACGCGATCGTGAGCCTTCAGGGTACGCAGGTGCAGGTGACGGGCCAGGCCGGCGCGGCGAACAACATGGTTTCGGACGTCACCACCACAGGCGGTACCGTGATCAGCTAG